The genomic DNA TCATCAGCGCGGTCACCGGGTTGTCGACCACGCTTAGCAACAGGCTTTGCAACACTTCAGTGATGCCACCCGGTGCGGTCACCGCAATGTTGTCGGTGGACAGCACCAGGTGCGACGGAAACGCCATGCTGGCAACCACTGCGACAACCGCTGCGGCGAACGTGCCCAGCAGATACAGAAACAGAATCGGTCGAATGTGAGTTTCCTGACCATGCTTGTGATTGGCAATCGAGGCCATTACCAGCACGAACACCAGAATCGGTGCCACGGCTTTCAGCGCCGAAACGAACACTTTGCCGATAAATGCGCTGGCTTTCGCCGCGTCCGGGGCAAACATCGCCAGGGCGATACCGGCAATCAGGCCGATCAGGATCTGCGTGACCAGGCTCAGGTTCTTGAGGCGGTGCAACAGCGAAGGGGAAGAAGCGGTCATAACGGCATCTCTGATTTTTTATAGGGTGCAAGGCTGCGTGACGGCGATGGCAGAATCGGGGCAGGCCACCGTCACGAGCCGAAAGGGCTGGCGTATGTCAACGTCGATAAACTCGACGTTGAACAGGCTGTACATTTTTCAGGGCGCGGACTTTATCACAGCGTAGGCTCTATCCTTCAGGCGTGTGACGATCTGCCGCCGGATGGATCGCAAAGTCGGCAGTTTTGTGCAAGTCAGGCTGGAAACACTCTGTTAAGATTCTCCATCCTCATTTTCAAGTTCTGCCAGCGGGCCTTCCGGTCATCGCTGGTGTCGTCGTTTTGCTGGAGTTTCCCATGCTGTTGCCCATCCTTCTGTTGTCTGCCGCCGGCTTCACGGTGCTGACCACGGAGTTCGTCATTGTCGGCCTGTTGCCGGCAATTGCCCGCGACCTTGCGGTCACCATCCCGCAAGCCGGTCTGCTGGTGACGTTGTTCGCCTTTACCGTGGCGATGTTCGGTCCGTTCCTGACCGCGTATTTTGCTCGCTTCGAGCGGCGCAAACTGTTTATCACCATCCTGATCATGTTTGGCCTGGCCAATACCGTGGGGGCATTGGCGCCGAATATCTGGGTGATGGCGATTGCCCGGTTGATCCCGGCGCTTGGGCTGCCGGTGTTCTGGGCATTGGCCAGCGAGACGGCCGTGGACATCGTCGGCCCGGACCATGCGGGTCGCGCGATTGCCAAAATCGGCTTCGGCATTGTTTGCGCTACGGTATTCGGCATTCCGGTCGGCACGCTGATTTCTGACGCGTTCGGCTGGCGCAGTGCGTTCGGCATTCTGGCGTTTATCGCGTTTGCCAAGGCACTGTTGCTGTTTGTCTACCTGCCAAAAACCGATCTGCACCAGCATCAGGTCAGCTTCCGCTCACAGTTCAAGATTCTGCGCAGCCCGTTGATGATCGGGCACATCGTGCTTTCGATTCTGGTGTTCAGCGGCATGTTTACCGCCTACACCTATCTGGCCGACATCCTTGAGCGACTTGCCGGTTTCAACGGCACCGTAGTTGGCTGGTGCCTGATGGGCTTCGGCGCGGTCGGTTTGCTCGGCAACTCGTTGGGCGGTCGTGCGGTGGATCGGCATCCGCTGGGGGCGTCGGTGTTGTTCTGTGCGTTCATGATTGCCGGCATGGTCTCGCTGGTGCCGAACATTCATTCAACCGTGGGCCTGGCGGTGGCGATGGGCATCTGGGGCGTGACTCAGGCCGCGTTATTCCTGGTCAGCCATGTGCGCCTGATGAAAGCCGCGCCAGAAGCGCCAGCCTTTGCGGCCTCGCTGAATATTGCCGGGGCGAACCTCGGCATTGGCCTGGGTGCGATGATCGGTGGCCGGGTCATCGACAGCGCGGGTCTGGGCTTCCTCGGCTTCGCCGCTGCCGGGTTCATTCTGCTGTCGGTGTTCCTTGCCATGGTGCTGATGACGCTCAAGCCGCGCGAAATGTGCGCAGACGCTTCATAAGGTCGTAAACAGCTCGCGTCGGGCACCTTCGGTAATCGCAACGATGCCGGGGTGCTTGACCTTGCGCTCCACCGAAATGGCATAGAACGACTCGGTCACCGCGTCAGTCTGGCCAATCAACTCGACGCCGTACTGGCGTGTGACCTCTTCGGCAATCACGCTCGGGCCGATAAAAATCCCGCTGCCGGATTGGCCGAATGCCTGCATCAAGGCACTGTCATCGAACTCGCCGACGATTTGCGGCTGGATCTGCTGCTCGGCGAACCAGCGCTGCAAGCGGCTGCGCACCACGGTTTCCGCCCCGGGAATCAACAGCGGAGCACCGTGCAGGCTGCGCGGAAAATCCTGCCCGTAGCGCGCAGCCAGTTCGGCGGTGGCGAAAAAACTGATCCCGCATTCCCCTAGTTTCTGGCTATAGCCCTTGATGTCGAGGTGCGACGGCATCGGGCTGTCGGAGATCACCAGATCCAGCCGCTGAATGGCCAGATCGGCCAGCAGGCGTTCGAGTTTGTCTTCGCGACAGGTGATGCGCAGTGGCTCGTTGAGCTCCATGGTCGGTGCGATCAGGCGATAAACGATGGATTTCGGTACGACGTCAGCAACGCCGACGCGGAACAGGATTTGTTGTTCGTTGGGCTGGGCGCGTAGCATCAGCTCCAGTTCGCCGCCGAGCTGAAACATCTGTTCGGCGTAGGGCAGGGCCTGGCGCCCGGCTTCGGTAAGCTCCAGTTGCCGGCCAACACGTCTGAACAATTCGATGCCATAGGTTTGTTCGAGCAGGGAAATCTGCCCGCTGATGGTCTGTGGCGTGAGGTTCAGTTGCTCGCAGGCGCGCACGATGCTGCCAGTCTTGGCTACAACCCAGAAGTAATGCAGCTGTCGGTAATTGAGCATCGGCTCGCGTCCCCCCTGTGTAGGAGCTGCCGCAGGCTGCGATCTTTTGATGTTGATTGTTAAAAACAAGATCAAAAGATCGCAGCCTGCGGCAGCTCCTACAGTAGAAATGTGTTTGGGTTGGTAGTAGGTGATGTGTTCAGGTTCGTAAAAACCGAAGTATAGCCGCTAAAAATACGAATTTTCCTGAAGTGTTTACCTCCCTAGAATGCCCAGCCATCGACGGCCGGTCTTTGACCCTGTCTGTTCATTCCAAGGAAATCTCATGAAATACACATTCCCTGCGTTGATGTTTACGTCTTTACTGGTTCTGGCCGGTTGCGATCAGGCCGAAAAAAGCGCCCAGCAGTTGATGGGCAAGGCTGCTGAAAGCGCCAAGCAAGCCATCGACGATACTCAAAAAGCTGCTGAACAAGCGCTGAGCGACGCCACTGGCGGGCTGATCGAGAAAAAAGAAACCCCGGAAGAAGGCGCGGAAAAATCCGAATCTTCCTCCAAGACCATCTAAATCGTCTTACACAGAATCAGGACTGACCCATGGAATATCTGTTAGAACTCGCCGCCAGCCCCACCGCCTGGGTTGCTTTGGCCACACTGGTGGTCATGGAGATCGTGCTCGGCATCGATAACCTGATCTTCATCTCGATCCTGACCAACAAACTGCCTGAGCAACATCGGCAGAAGGCTCGTCGTATCGGTATTGGCATGGCACTGATTCTGCGTCTGGCATTGCTGAGCACCATCGCCTTCATCGTGCAGTTGACCGCGCCTGTGATCGAAATTCTCGGCCACGCCTTCTCCTGGAAGGACATGATCCTGATCGCCGGTGGTCTGTTCCTGGTCTGGAAGGCCACAACCGAGATTCACCACAGCATGGATCCGGCGCCGGAAGATCCGAAGTCGGCCACCTCGAAGGTGACCCTGGGCTTTGCCGCTGCCATCGGCCAGATCCTGATGCTCGACATGGTGTTCTCGATCGACAGCATCATTACGGCGGTCGGCATGACCGAACATTTGCCGATCATGATCATTGCGGTGGTGGTGTCGGTGCTGGTGATGCTGTTTGCGGCTGATCCGCTGGCCAAGTTCATCAACGACAACCCGACGGTGGTGATGCTGGCCCTGGGCTTCCTGATCATGATCGGCATGACGCTGATCGCCGAAGGCTTCGGCGCCCACGTACCGAAAGGTTATGTGTATGCAGCGATGGCGTTCTCGGCGGCGATTGAAGTGCTGAACATGATGTCGCGTCGCTCTCGGCAGAAGAAACTGGCTGAACAGGCATAAACGCTGAAAGCCAAAAGGCCGCCTGAACTACGAGGTTCAGGCGGCCTTTTTCGTTTCTGCACGGGTTTTGTTTCACGCAGCGTTCAATGTGCAGTCGCGTGACGTACGCGGTGCTTCGCGGGTTCTTCAACCGCGGCAGACTGAACCGTAGGGTGATGACGTCGCGCAATCCGCAGCACGCCCCACAGCATGGCGGCAGCAACGGCCAGCCAGCCGGCAATCAACATTACGATGGTCATGGTCAGGCTCATCAGTGCCTCCTCTTTGCCCTGCATCGGGCACTCACTTTTTCAATTCGCTCTGTCTCAGTGACAGTCTAGTCAATGCGGTGTTTCAGCCTATTGACCAAAGGTCGGTGATGACTAATCAGTTCGCTCTATGCAATCGATGTGTCTGCGGTTTAAGGCTATACCGCAGCCCTGTGCCGTCCTATGATCGTCAACCTTGCCGGAACACGATGACCGGTGTCTGAACAGAGAGTGACAATGGTGCAGGTATTTTCTCGAATTCGTGCGGCGCTGCTGGTGGCGGGTTGCGTGGCCGTGATGGTCGGCTGTGCTGGCAGTGTGGCGCCACAGATCAAGCGTCTGCCGGAGCGGGTCGAGCTGAGCGGCACGTTCTACCGGGGTGAAGCCAATCAGTCCGGGCCGCAAGTGCTGGCCAGCCTGTTGTCGCAGCAAGGCATTGTGATTACTCCGGGGCTGCTGGAAAAACCCCTGCATTTGCCGGGTGCCGAGGACAGGCTGCAAGAGAATATTCAGAACCTTGCCCGGGAATACGGGATGGTCGTGTATCCATTGGAAAACAACCTGCCTGCCTTGCTGACCCAAGTCGCGGCGGGCTATCCGGTGATGGTGCGTTTCAGCGAGGGTTCGGCATTTTGGGCAGAGCCGCGCTACGCGATTCTTTCCGGCTATGACCGCAATAAACAGAAGGTGCTGCTGCGCGCCGGCATGAACCGTCGGGAGCTGATGAGCTTCAGTGCTTTTGAATCGGCGCTCGAGAAGGCCGGTGGCTGGGCGATATTGATCCAGAAGCCTTCGCAGATTCCGGCGGCAGTTGATCGTCAACGCTGGCTCAAGGCCGCTGATGAATTGTCCCGGGCCGGTCAGGAACCGGAAGCCGCGCAGGCGCGCAAGGCTCTGGCTGCACACTGATTTTCCGTTCGTCATCTGCCGGGCACGACTGGGCCCGGCAAGCCTCTGACAGTTATAACCCGTTGTTCACGGGTGATCAGGAGGCGACATGACAGATTCCCCATCCCCGCAAGGCCCGCATTCTTCCGAACATTCCTCAGGCGATGACCTGGGATTCGACCCGGATTCGCCGGATGTTGCCGATCCGCAAGTCGATCCCATTGGCCCCGCCAAGGCGCCAAAAGATGTGAAACCCGGTGAAGACGACAAGAAGCCGGGCAAACCCTACGACCCTTTAGCCGATCTGAAACCTTGATGTGAGGTGCGTATGAGTACCGATTCAAGCTTCGATGACCAAAAGCCTGACAGCGTGCCGACGACGCCTGAAGAGGACGTTGATCCGGTGCTCGATCCGGACAGTCCGATGCGCGATCCAATGGCCCGGCCCTTGGTGGCGCCTGGGCTGGCACCGGATCCGAGCAGGGGCGATGGCATTCCTGACGATGACAAGATGCCGTTGCCTAACGACTGACGCGCCCAGATGAAAAAAGCCCCGAAGATTCGGGGCTTTTTGTTTTTATACATTTTACTTGGAGGCTTCAACCACGCCACTTTGGCGGCTCTT from Pseudomonas baetica includes the following:
- a CDS encoding peptidase C39 family protein, with translation MVQVFSRIRAALLVAGCVAVMVGCAGSVAPQIKRLPERVELSGTFYRGEANQSGPQVLASLLSQQGIVITPGLLEKPLHLPGAEDRLQENIQNLAREYGMVVYPLENNLPALLTQVAAGYPVMVRFSEGSAFWAEPRYAILSGYDRNKQKVLLRAGMNRRELMSFSAFESALEKAGGWAILIQKPSQIPAAVDRQRWLKAADELSRAGQEPEAAQARKALAAH
- a CDS encoding DUF6021 family protein, with amino-acid sequence MTDSPSPQGPHSSEHSSGDDLGFDPDSPDVADPQVDPIGPAKAPKDVKPGEDDKKPGKPYDPLADLKP
- a CDS encoding MFS transporter; this translates as MLLPILLLSAAGFTVLTTEFVIVGLLPAIARDLAVTIPQAGLLVTLFAFTVAMFGPFLTAYFARFERRKLFITILIMFGLANTVGALAPNIWVMAIARLIPALGLPVFWALASETAVDIVGPDHAGRAIAKIGFGIVCATVFGIPVGTLISDAFGWRSAFGILAFIAFAKALLLFVYLPKTDLHQHQVSFRSQFKILRSPLMIGHIVLSILVFSGMFTAYTYLADILERLAGFNGTVVGWCLMGFGAVGLLGNSLGGRAVDRHPLGASVLFCAFMIAGMVSLVPNIHSTVGLAVAMGIWGVTQAALFLVSHVRLMKAAPEAPAFAASLNIAGANLGIGLGAMIGGRVIDSAGLGFLGFAAAGFILLSVFLAMVLMTLKPREMCADAS
- the nhaR gene encoding transcriptional activator NhaR — protein: MLNYRQLHYFWVVAKTGSIVRACEQLNLTPQTISGQISLLEQTYGIELFRRVGRQLELTEAGRQALPYAEQMFQLGGELELMLRAQPNEQQILFRVGVADVVPKSIVYRLIAPTMELNEPLRITCREDKLERLLADLAIQRLDLVISDSPMPSHLDIKGYSQKLGECGISFFATAELAARYGQDFPRSLHGAPLLIPGAETVVRSRLQRWFAEQQIQPQIVGEFDDSALMQAFGQSGSGIFIGPSVIAEEVTRQYGVELIGQTDAVTESFYAISVERKVKHPGIVAITEGARRELFTTL
- a CDS encoding TerC family protein, which translates into the protein MEYLLELAASPTAWVALATLVVMEIVLGIDNLIFISILTNKLPEQHRQKARRIGIGMALILRLALLSTIAFIVQLTAPVIEILGHAFSWKDMILIAGGLFLVWKATTEIHHSMDPAPEDPKSATSKVTLGFAAAIGQILMLDMVFSIDSIITAVGMTEHLPIMIIAVVVSVLVMLFAADPLAKFINDNPTVVMLALGFLIMIGMTLIAEGFGAHVPKGYVYAAMAFSAAIEVLNMMSRRSRQKKLAEQA